ggcatttaaagggttaaattcctaaaaatgattgaatgtttggtagttttgagcagggctgaagttgtttaagagatttttagatttatgcagaaaaaagtagaaaaaaacatcactgttctatttttttatcagttttttgtaagtggacatttttgtcctcagtgacttcagagggtagtaaacatgtttctcagtgttctattgatctattaaaaaaaataaaatgtgcattccaaaatgtgtcaagagagtcTTTCTTACAGAAATATgagccatatgcactaacagagacaaaatgatgaccagatgaagaggaaacatttgaccaaatggacaaaaatgtccataatgatgcatgagggttaatgTAAATAAGAGTTTTACAAAATTGttattaatcacaattaatttttacattttttttgcggAACCCTCAAGGAGGAgcaggtcggactcaaacctCAGCCTCCAGCTTCACAGGACAACAGACTCTGCACTAGAAGCAGGttaactaaccactaggccatcggCGCCACACGAGTCCTTACACCTTACGCTGACCTCAGACTGTAGAGGAAGTTAAAATCCTCCAGACAGTAAATCAAACTGAGTGAAGGTTTGAAGAAGAAGTAAACGCGGGGGGGGGGTCTCACCTGGAGCCCAGTCCAGCACAGAGAACACTTCTCCCTTGGCGCTGGTGAAGGTGACGCCGGGTTTCCCGCCGCTCTGTTGGCACAGTACGGGCGTGTCGCTGAGAAACTCGCTGGGCCACTCCGGTCCTCCCACTGGAGTCTGCGGGTCGGGCTGAGGCTTCTCCTCTCCAGCTCGCTctacctgaacacacacacacacacacacacacacacacaggtaagacgCCGTAATGACCCAATCATCTACCTCCTCCATGTCATCGTCACGGTAACACTTACTTCCGTCCCCGCCCCTCCGCTGACCCCGGCCTCCACCACCgcctccatcttctcctcctccacgaTGGCCACGTTGTCCAGCGTCTTCCTCAGGTTCTCCTGCAGCTTCTTGATGTCGTCCAGGAAGCGCTTCTCCTTGGTGGGTTTCTCGGGCGCCGTCGGCGTCACCGAGGAGGGCGCCACGTGAGCCGTCGAGGCGGGCTCGGCGGAGGTCGGCGAGGTCGGAGAGCCTCCGGTCCAGAGCTGCTCCACGGTCATGTTCTTCAGGCTCTCCAGGATCTTCAAGGCCTCCTTTAGCTCCCTGAAGCCGCGAGAGGCGCCGTCCTTACCGGGCTTCTCCGCTCCGTTCACGGCGCCGGGAGTAGTtcctaaaaaaaattaaaaaatgtcagaaacgACCTTAAGTTTAACAACGTAAACGTGCTGGTCGTTGAAAGTGTCCCCCCCCTTTTGCACCTCCTCCTGAAGCAGGACTAGCAGCGGCCAcagacccctccccctcctcctcggcCCCGCCTCTCATTGGGCTGGTGACTTTGGCGCCCTCTGCAGGCGGGATGATGAACGACGAGCAGCCGGTGGGCGTTGGCGTCGGGGTCGTGGCGTCGACGACCTCGGCGTTGATGGCGGCGTGGCTGTCTTCCTCGGTGGTGAGGCCGTTGTCCGTCTCCCAGCTGTCGCTCTCGTCCTCCCACTCCTCGGTGGACAGCacgctgctcgtctcctccacCGAGTCGTAGTCCGTCTCCTCGATCTCAGACTCCACGTTGTAGAGGTGCTGCGGCAGGACGATGGTCATGGAGTTATCCGCCCACACCACCTCCACTTTGCTGCTCACGTCCACCCGGGACACCTGACCCACCGACGTCTGAGGGGAGGACGGCGCCGTTAAcgatcaaacattaaaaacaactcaaaatgaAAGTTTAAAGACTTTTGATTCATCAGGTTTTTAAGGTTCAGGTCTTGTTTCAGTGTGCTGGACTTGGCCCCGCCCCCTTTTAGTTTTCAGGCTCTACTTAACCGCAGTTCTCTGCACGgtgtttttacttctctcaCCTCGTTTTCGCAGTCGTTCTGTCCGGTCTCCGAGTTCCATATTCTGATGACGATGTCGGTTGTGCGGAAGTGAAAATCTGGGTGATCTGCGATGTCGTACACGCTGACGTCCTCCTCCATACCGATGACCTGGAtcaaacggggggggggggggggggggggtgaaggtaGGTATAAGAACAGCATTCAGCAGCCAGGTATCACAACACAAGTTCATATcaccttatatatatatatatatatatatatatatatatatagggtCAGTGTCATGGTCCGGGTCATGGTCTGTGTCATGGTCATGGTCTGTGTCATGGTCTGTGTCATGGTCATGGTCAGTGTCATGGTCCGGGTCATGGTCTGTGTCATGGTCATGGTCTGTGTCATGGTCCGGGTCATGGTCCGGGTCATGGTCCGGGTCATGGTCCGGGTCATGGTCAGGGTCATGGTCCGGGTCATGGTCCGGGTCATGGTCCGGGTCAGGGTCAGTGTCATGGTCCGGGTCATGGTCTGTGTCATGGTCATGGTCTGTGTCATGGTCCGGGTCATGGTCCGGGTCATGGTCAGGGTCATGGTCCGGGTCATGGTCCGGGTCATGGTCCGGGTCATGGTCTGTGTCACCCCCCTGAGTTACAGTCGGTGAATCAGACCCTGTgagtactgtctctttaaggctcACACACCTCACTGTCATGTCTTCTTACCTCGACGTCGTCGCTGCTCGAGTTCAGTTTGATCCACTTGACGACGCACGTTCTGCCTTTGTGGTCACCAGACTGGATCACGCCGTAGACCCCCGGGTCCTGGAGGGCTTgggctgagagagagaacacacagagTTTAGAGACCTTAAAGAGAGATATTTatgaaaacaacactttgaaaCTTCAGTGAGCTGAAACAGAAAGTCGACCCAGATCCTGCAGGTACTGGCCTACATACAGACCAGTCCCACAATAAATATCTCGCCGCAGCCCGCAGGGACAGACATGCTGCGCCCGCACTACCTGAGAAGTGCGAGGGAGAAACAAAGTcaattacaaaaatgtttttttttgttttatttacgtCTTTTGTCGACTACGAAGTCCCCCGGACAAAACTCGTGGCTGTCGAGGTGCTGGATGGGGATGAGGTCGTTTGATCGGATCCCCTTCTCCACCCGACCGTCCTTCCACATCACATCCGCCGTGGTCTTTGTGGAGACGACCTCCACTGCCAccctgagagacacacacacacacacaggggtcaGATTCTTCTTCAGGGAAACTTAAAATGTGCATCGTGCGTTTCATCGTCTGTAAGCTGATGATGACTCTGAGGTGGGACTTCGCTAAGAGCAGATGGCGACCGCTAATGGCGCCAAAATGGTGCATCGTTTGCAGCTTTCAGGTTTAGAAAAAGTTAACAGAACCGGATTCACCATCTCCATCCCCGAGCTTTGGACTCACCGGTCTCCGGGCTTGAACTCGCGTGAGAACttcgtcctcttcttcttgtgtttcctcttcAGATTACGGATGGACAGCGGGATGCTCTTCTTACGGTTGGCGCCCAGACCGCCGCTCTGCGAGGACGCCGTGGAGCTGGCCGAGGAcgtcagagagctgcagagagttCAAACCACAGACACAACTCTCCTTTAATTCAAGCAGACGGACATAAACATGGACAGATTCTCTTCAGCCTGATTTAAACTTCTGCGTCCAGTGTATGCCGCCCGTCATACGCCATAGGTCTGATACAGACTGGAAGCGCTGTGATTGGTCTGCTGGGTGGCACAGccttctcctctgatgtctcctctcttttcaaTAATTAAAGAATCAACTGCTGCTCAATATTCATCAGCTCAAACATAATACGCTCGGTTTCAGTCGCCATGGTTACCAgtcacaaacaagcagagaatgtgATGAGACCAGACGCTGAAAAATAAAGCTCATATAGGGACTGTAGATCAACACAGACGCAGTGTAAATCAGgctttaaatgttaaaggtcacatattctcctcctcttcctcagtttaaataagtctcagagctcctcaaaacatgtgtgtgaagtttcttgttctaaatccactctgatcctgtatttgatcatgtctataaacccctctatttcagccctgctgagaacaggctgtttctgtgtctgtacctttaaatatgtaaatgagctgtgtctgaccacgccccctctctggaagggctcgggtgtccatgtcctattgtttacggtgagaaggcagactcagagggcagaacaaacacctagctgtgggagtgtcacccacctgggggaggggctactgccctttgtgatgtcatgaagggaaaacctccaaacggcctgtttgagcacacattttctgaaaagtggagcaggcagaagacacagaggatggacttttctcatcattggggggtttgtagacagactagagacacatgttagagttagaagaacatggtgaagaggattttacagaatgaGACCTTTAACCGTCTTAAATCTCGACCCCTGAACACTTAATCATCCCTAAGAACGTTTTTGCTGCAGAGTTCTTccatcagaacacatttttctctcctcttatCGTGTCCCCTCTCTGAAACTCTTAAACGTCACCGACCTGGTGTCGTCAGTGTCCTCCGCGGCCTCGTCGTCGGCGTCCTGCTCTCCGTGTTCGGCCGAGTTGTCGTTGGCGTTCTGGGGGTCCTGAGGGTTCTGGTTGGGCACCACGGGACCGTTGTTTTTGGGATGAGATGAGTCCGTCTGCTCCGGTTTGTGCTCGCCTGGGAATAAAACACAAGAGCACACGCTAGACTATGGGAGAGTGATCCTTTAAGAacgggagaggaagagaaaatcaTGATTAAAGATGGAGGATCTCTCTCTTTAacttcacacatacacagagagagagagagagagagagagagagagagagagagagagagagagagagagagagagagagagagagttatctTTGACCGTCCTGGATTATGAATCATCCTCAGGTCAAGTGTTCAGCACCGTTTCATTTGTCTCTTCTCTAAAACTCGTTTCAGAAGAGAACAGTCCGACGTCTCATCGGGGCTTTGACTCACTCCgactctgctgcttcttttttgtttttaattaacgaAGACGCTTCTTCAGGAATGATGTCAGCACAAAGTAATCCTCACTTTtagaaaaaagtgaaatcaatgtgagagagagagagaggagtgagaatATATAATTCACTCCTCTTATGATCATCATCTGAAAGGTAATCATAAATAAAGAGTTTTCATTTCTGAATTTATGGGGATTTCTGTGCTTTTTGCAGCCGGCCTCATGTGGACACTCGAGGTACTgcagtgtattttgtatttcctcATTGGCGTCGTTTTTTCCACACACAGGTCGCCGCTCGGCTGCTCCACTTAAAAAATTGTGATTCGAGCCGCCGAGAGGAAAGTTTGATTTGTCACGTCTATTTTTAGCCGAGTGAATTCTTCAGCTTCAGAGTCTCCCCGAGTTCATGATGGAGGCAACACTGACGGCGTTagagagagcaggagtgtgtgtgtgtgtgtgtgtgtgttgtctggcACCTTGTGTGTCTGCGTTTTCCGTCTTCTTCCCCGCGTCCTTCTTGAACATCCTTTTtaactgaaagagacacacacaagagaaaTGATCAAAGAGTGCCTTCAGTCTGTTTCTCAGCCTGATCCGACTTTCAGCAGCTGTTCATTAACTCAgagtttaaaacacacacacacacacacacacacacacagaggtgaatgtgtgtgttgatattCTCCTGAGGGAGGTACAGGCTGCAGAGAGGTCACACTTTCTTCTTATTTCCCAAAACAGCTCGACTTGATCTCGACTCTGATCTGTACCCTAACATACAGGACGCACCTTTCAAACCTATGTttaaaaagttggctgcgtcctTTATAACAGTGCGACCGCTACACCAGAATAAAATGCTGACAAACACGCTGTCATTACCGAGAGTGCAGCCCTCGCCATCACTCACTGCACGTGACCTCATGACCTCAAAATCATGCATTTGAAGAAAACAGTGGTATgctgttcagtaaataaacatGGTGGAGCgctccatccattttcttcctcttatccAAGGTTGGGTCGCGGTTGCAGCAGGcgcagtaataataataataatatctttatttataaagcacctttaaaaacaaatgtttacaaagtgctgtgacagacagagtGGAATAATATGGAgtcaacaggcaggtatggagaggcagttcagtacagtgaaggaaattagtttaaaatcaaccaggagagaacaaaattaaaattgagggagagtgtgaggacatcacatcacaggctgtaaacacagaatgaagataaaaagaagagataaacaGGAGATTGGTTAAATGGataaagaaacagagagctgaagagttaaaccataaaaggagtaggaatttaaaaagactaagagcagtaaaatgaatacaggaagggatacatttaaaggctaaaacatttaaagaagagaaagataaaaaggttaaaagcaaTAAAGTGAATAAAAGAAAGGGATAGATCTTTAAATgagaaatcacataaaagcaagtctataaaagtgagttttaagaagtgatttaaaagatgcCAAGTAAAAGCaaaagtaagtcaacccagacttccagCTTCCCCTGGGTCTCCTCCAAGTTGGGCGTgcccggaaaacctccaaagggaggcgtccaggaggatcctaatCAGACGCCCAGATGGACTTGGGCTGTCATTTTATATTCAAAGTCTGAACATTCATGCAAACTGTGACGAGGCGTTTGAATTCAAAATATAAAGTCTATCAGTGACTCTGAAGGAGTTTACGgtttgatccagcagggggcgctcccAGCGTGAGTTGACCATTTCATGCACTCTTGACCTCAGTGAATGAAGACAGCGATGTCAGTGGGCAAGCGGGGCGCGGTTCAGGAGACGCAGACTAAACACGAGGGAGACTGGTCTCTCTGCAGAGAGACACGGGACTGTCCCTACAAAcctgcaactctccaagctggctcgcaGATATTAGTGTGTACCAGGAGCGTCTGTGCGCTCTGAGCAGGTTTTAtcgtcagcaggtaaataaaATATGAGAATAAAAAGAGCGCTGCACTCGATCCTGATCAGGTTGAAAGACTTTTAGGTTTAAATAGTCTAAGTTTGttcaaagttgattttttttaaaagtgactgaCTCCTCGTTTTACCAGAGGAGATGAGCAGCGTGACTCTCGGGCTGCCTGGACTTCAGaactttcactgcaggctgagagctcgccacatggtgaaaacagacggcagtaaaagagcgacacagaaATCATCCCGCAGGACGACCGTTTAACCTTTTAACCCCCAAAAACAGACTGAGACTCATATTCCAGATTTTCGAGTATGTGTGTAGACAATTCATTCACACCTTTCTTGCCACGGGGTCCTCAGGCAGGACCGGGGCCCCCTCGGGTCCTTCACAGGTGATGCGCGTGGCGTCCCCCTTGGCAGGGAAAATATAAAGAGCCCGCTCTCCCAGCTGCCTCTGGGTGTGGTCGTAGTAGCCGAGACGCCTCACCCTGAACACaagcagcacagacacagaaTCACTCAgacgacctctgacctcaccCACAGAAAGATGGAAACAGGAAATTTAAAGAGGCGTTCATGACCCCGTGAGGACGTTTGGAGGACACTGACCTGCAGAGGTTTTCCTGCGTGAtggtggagggagggggatAGACGCTGTCAGAACCTTTGGGCGAGTAGCTCTTAGTGATCCACGTCACCTTCAGCTCCACCACTTTGAcctgaggagacaaagagaacaTTTCCTTACATGAAGCCCACATTTATTCAATCCATGAAATACAATCCAGGACTCTTTAGTAAAGTCCAGTGAACATCGTTTACGACGCACGACCAAAGCTCACGATTTATGACCTTTCACTGTATGTTTGTCGGGCCCAACCTGAGAGCTGTACGAGTTAAATCGGGACGGAGCatttacacattttctaaataaaactcttaaaaacGAAGGTTCAAGTCAAATCTGAGTCTTCAGTTTTATCTCACATGCTCAGCATCACCAATAAACACAGGCTAACTTGCGGCTTAATCATAGCACATAAGAAGACAGATCAGACAGGTAAgtctgctgttgccatggtgattttggATGCCGTCTGTCGGTGTGAGCAGACACAATCAGTGTCCTAAAGTAACGgtgagtgtgtgcagttgtACGACCGAATTCCAagcatgcaaaagaaaaacattgtctGTCAGGTCGAGAGCAGCTGGTCGGGCGTTCATCGACCGATTTACTGAATTTCCCCCCCTGGGAATTatgaatgattctgattctgattcttctgACCATCGTGCCTAAGTGTAAACTGCACGACCAACTACACGCCATCGGGGTTAGATTCAGTCTAACTTCAAAAGGTAAGACTAAAAATGTGGTCTTAATGGTCCTGAAATGTTTCAGAGTACGTCCGGCTTCAGAGggaaaacatttctctctgcaCTTCAGAACAAAGTGATGAAACCTTTATCGCCTAAAtgaccaaataaataaaattaagaCCAACAACGGGACTTAAACTCTTCCAAATTAAAGCTAAATTAAGAAAACAACTGTTTATTATGAATCAAACATTCTCTACAGCACTCAAAGGTGATCATCGTCTTACCTCTTCGACCACCACCCTAAACTTGCACTTCCTGCTGAGGACAGGTTTGACCCCTGACAGCCACTGTACATTAGAGAAGACTTTGGCTGGTCCGATCAGGACTTGACCCGGGTAGAAACCGTACGCCTCATCGAAGAACAGACCCTGAagagcaaacacagagagaaaaacagtaaATGACAGAAGAGGATTTGTGATTTCTCAGCTGGAAGAATCAACTTAAAAAAgcattaaaggtccaatcagtgagatgataaaggtatcttactatctgatcattaaggaaacatgttgaagtgctggcttctctaacaacaatgcagcagccagtatgtcctccttctaactttagattctgctcctgaatgctctggatttgtttggaccagagaaggtaggcgcttttaaggcgaccacccacacggccattttggacgcccctcggtttgccagatatgagagcagttatcaggtcaacaggtgttgcagcgatggaagcggagcaagagaagtggttcagatagaagtgattgtacccgacctaaaaagcctctgcatgtttctaataagctccacgagcagaaacgtgctcaaactaggatcaatattggagatgcttttgaaaaatggagagaggttagaacacagaaaggtttacagacccatgcagagctggataaacactgaaacttcagagtccaccacatggtgacctgtgtgagcatccactctaaagaggagggggggggggagacagctctccatgatgtttagaatttagactgcagtacccattttaaccactcaggtgtcagagttacatactgctcctttaaccgCGTTAGATACCCCTCCAATACTCCACGCATCTGACAGAGAGGGAGCAAGCAGATAGTGTTTGTAGTCTCCATCGACAAACACCAGCtaaaataacccccccccctctcctgtgGTCGCTTCAACATTTCAAAGTTTATATCGTCTCCTTCCATCGCTGGTCGTTTATACTCACTGCACCTCGGAGCGTCAGTGTGCAGAGGACAACATATCAACACTAATCCCTGGCTGTAGATTAGaacaaatatgaaatgtttaCTGACGACCAACCAGGCGTTTGTGTTTGGACACGAGCCCGTGTTAGAGGCTCTGACCCCTGACTAACAGCTGTCCCGTTCAGCGTGGGTGAACCCGAGGtgacaggaagtaaaaaaagagaaagaaagagagctgCTGGCTACTTACCGAATCACTGACATGTGGGCAGACGTCGTAAAGCTTGGCACCGTCCTCCACGCTCATGGAGcacctgcagggagagagagggtgagagagagagaaagggggggggggggcgagagagagagacagttagaaagagagagagagagagagggtgagagagagggagagagaggggagagaaagagagagggagagagagagataaagagagagataaagagagagagatagagaggggggtgggggggcgagagagagagggggggcgagagagagagaaagttagaaagagagagagggcgagcgagagggagagagagagagggagagagtgagaggggagagaaagagagagggagagggagagagagagaaagagagagggagagagggagagagagagagggtgagagagagagagagagagagggcgagagagagaaagagagagggagagagagagagagagagagagggatttgGCATGGATTAaagtgtgcaaatgtgcagaCACACCGACAGACTCAGACTgtcggtgtgtctgtgtgtctgtgtctctgtgtgtgtgtgtgtgtgtgtgtgtgtgtgtgtgtgtgtgtctgtgtgtgtgtgtgtctgtgtctgtgtctgtgtgtgtgtgtgtctgtgtgtgtgtgtgtgtgtctgtgtctgtgtgtgtgtgtgtgtgtgtctgtgtgtctgtgtgtctgtgtgtctgtgtctctgtgtgtgtgtgtgtgtctgtgtgtgtgtctgtgtgtctgtgtctctgtgtgtgtgtgtgtgtctgtctgtgtgtctgtgtgtctgtgtctctgtgtgtgtgtgtctgtgtgtgtgtctgtgtgtgtgtgtgtgtgtctgtgtctgtgtgtgtgtgtgtgtgtgtgtctgtgtgtgtgtgtgtgtctgtgtgtgtgtctgtgtgtctgtgtctctgtgtgtgtgtgtgtgtctgtctgtgtgtctgtgtgtctgtgtctctgtgtgtgtgtgtct
This window of the Labrus mixtus chromosome 2, fLabMix1.1, whole genome shotgun sequence genome carries:
- the ube2o gene encoding (E3-independent) E2 ubiquitin-conjugating enzyme UBE2O, which translates into the protein MAEPEASAAAASPGLSPAGSPGSEPPSMALSPTQDGSQRLLFSHDLVSGRYRGSVRFGLVRMIHGEEDFNSDSDLDDGGGRGGGGGGGGGGGGGGGRVQCGSDTESAVDTPSRPLGRGFVRVQWYPEGGKQDIRETKLKLEDRSIVIRDIVRRKNSNDNQCGIVTNIDIECAVKLVGTNCVLYPVNSRDLQHIWSFMYGDYIAYDFWLGKVYDLTNHIILKLSNGARCSMSVEDGAKLYDVCPHVSDSGLFFDEAYGFYPGQVLIGPAKVFSNVQWLSGVKPVLSRKCKFRVVVEEVKVVELKVTWITKSYSPKGSDSVYPPPSTITQENLCRVRRLGYYDHTQRQLGERALYIFPAKGDATRITCEGPEGAPVLPEDPVARKLKRMFKKDAGKKTENADTQGEHKPEQTDSSHPKNNGPVVPNQNPQDPQNANDNSAEHGEQDADDEAAEDTDDTSSLTSSASSTASSQSGGLGANRKKSIPLSIRNLKRKHKKKRTKFSREFKPGDRVAVEVVSTKTTADVMWKDGRVEKGIRSNDLIPIQHLDSHEFCPGDFVVDKRPQALQDPGVYGVIQSGDHKGRTCVVKWIKLNSSSDDVEVIGMEEDVSVYDIADHPDFHFRTTDIVIRIWNSETGQNDCENETSVGQVSRVDVSSKVEVVWADNSMTIVLPQHLYNVESEIEETDYDSVEETSSVLSTEEWEDESDSWETDNGLTTEEDSHAAINAEVVDATTPTPTPTGCSSFIIPPAEGAKVTSPMRGGAEEEGEGSVAAASPASGGGTTPGAVNGAEKPGKDGASRGFRELKEALKILESLKNMTVEQLWTGGSPTSPTSAEPASTAHVAPSSVTPTAPEKPTKEKRFLDDIKKLQENLRKTLDNVAIVEEEKMEAVVEAGVSGGAGTEVERAGEEKPQPDPQTPVGGPEWPSEFLSDTPVLCQQSGGKPGVTFTSAKGEVFSVLDWAPDTHSFKKMEFQPAEAKKFFSTVRKEMALLATSLPDGIMVKTFEDRMDLFSALIKGPTRTPYEDGLFLFDIQLPNIYPSVPPLFRYLSQCSGRLNPNLYDNGKVCVSLLGTWIGKGTERWTSKSSLLQVLISIQGLILVNEPYYNEAGFDSDRGLQEGYENSRCYNEMALIKMVQSMTTLLQNPVEFFKQEIQEHFASNGWRLVHRLDVWLELNEAAERSHAAHVTYRHSKERLDEPVAVAHSSPSKPGEEGGVTGVSSIIEEDLEDSGLSPSTVAPPQQDLSQNSDCDSTQGSATLPGAVVRGGTSESSGPVSGGGAVSAASQPVVRPKKRRKSYRSFLPEGSGYPDIGFPLFPLSKGFVKSVRGVLLQYRAALAAAGIAEHIEDNDSADECDA